From a single Vanessa atalanta chromosome 26, ilVanAtal1.2, whole genome shotgun sequence genomic region:
- the LOC125073866 gene encoding putative uncharacterized protein DDB_G0267716 yields the protein MLTKLLPPQHTTMLEPEKLKYALSTVMRFLERESSKDKFKSNNNLSNFEYQLDKLITNRNERERVQRDGNEGNLKAKTSLQYETSMMYRCKYILGTLVNFINNAYIQVANYCTLTGKCNAKNSSPLNLNFNDELNVLSQNTMSQNLLPLNDFKHDMTKGVLEYKTPLTEIWKENTMPQVNQETKQDYDIMNILQNYKPNSDINQANDVSNTYPVDNMEYRKQKYNGLLNSFVNSDKLDYTLNENIFPQQSPSSIPDFNNLSFKDIFSTLTSLYNTKTNQKDTKMLADADNNIPMQSFGHNNINNNDFQSIYQNLNSLSFDSKNAEATNDITKFSQLSSPEQPLFNNNIYSTNAFENKRYKFSQLTPTNIDSSTQIKNPFVVSNENHLQDKISSFFQQGSQQNPQYLTNYNNKPELLNKIQQQYVGIPNNVNLSPYPYQSYKESLNQNTHIFGLNRVPQNTLTVPNLLTSQYNNYDIPRSINTNVADNIKHENYGTQLPDSSQPLSVSNLVKLNSVTRNYGDVELTFMLKRSQPVYEPIYYVKYRMPYNEFLYNMQNLLIQKPNLRTKPNQLYQALLSGSNVIKTSENFKDLNDAEIVKLTSTNGTFVTAKLLQDRDIVENEQLKLIQDLNANLSVANLLNLSTNNNQILEPIQNLLKATMSATDYSFQSDPDAGHSRILNKYSNSEYNTPVAYQPSSNNYNPYSKIVDPAYSAFYGIPSTGFNTLPNNIVEKLLAENPQSDLNTYPQLAG from the coding sequence ATGTTGACAAAATTATTACCACCACAACACACCACTATGTTGGAACCAGAAAAGCTGAAGTATGCACTATCGACCGTTATGAGATTTCTAGAAAGGGAATCttcaaaagataaatttaaatcaaataataatttgagcAATTTTGAATATCAATTAGATAAATTGATAACAAACAGGAACGAACGAGAACGTGTACAGCGAGATGGAAATGAAGGTAATTTGAAGGCAAAAACTTCATTGCAATATGAAACCTCAATGATGTACAggtgcaaatatattttaggcactctggttaattttataaataatgcttaCATACAAGTAGCTAACTACTGCACATTAACTGGAAAGTGTAACGCCAAAAATTCGTCTCCATTGAACTTAAACTTTAATGATGAACTTAACGTTTTATCGCAAAATACTATGTCACAAAACTTATTACCACTAAATGATTTTAAACATGATATGACAAAAGGAGTTTTGGAATACAAAACTCCTTTAACTGAAATTTGGAAAGAAAATACCATGCCTCAAGTAAATCAAGAAACCAAACAGGATTACGATATAATGAACATTCTTCAAAATTACAAACCAAATTCAGATATTAACCAAGCGAATGACGTATCAAACACTTATCCTGTAGACAATATGGAATAtaggaaacaaaaatataatggaCTTTTAAATTCTTTTGTGAATAGTGACAAGCTGGATTATACtctaaatgaaaacatttttccaCAACAATCGCCAAGTAGTATAccagattttaataatttgtcgttcaaagatattttttcaacactgactagtttatataatacaaaaacaaatcaaaaagaTACTAAAATGTTAGCAGATGCTGATAACAATATCCCTATGCAAAGCTTtggacataataatataaataacaatgattttcaatcaatttatcaaaatttaaactcATTATCATTTGATTCTAAAAATGCTGAAGCTACGAATGATATAACTAAATTTTCACAATTATCAAGCCCAGAACAACCACTtttcaataataacatatattctactaatgcatttgaaaacaaaagatataaattttcCCAATTAACGCCTACAAATATAGATTCAAGTACGCAAATAAAAAACCCTTTTGTTGTAAGCAATGAAAATCATCTTCAAGACAAGATATCAAGTTTTTTTCAACAAGGCAGCCAACAGAACCcacaatatttaacaaattacaacaaCAAACCTGAActtctaaataaaattcaacaacAATACGTTGGTATtcctaataatgtaaatttgtcTCCATATCCATACCAAAGCTATAAGGAATcgttaaatcaaaatacacatatttttgGACTTAACCGAGTACCTCAAAATACACTGACCGTTCCAAACTTGTTGACgtcacaatataataattatgacatccCTCGTAGCATTAATACGAATGTTGCTGATAATATCAAACATGAAAATTATGGCACTCAATTACCAGATTCGTCTCAGCCGCTTAGTGTATCTAATTTAGTGAAATTGAATTCTGTAACAAGGAATTACGGAGATGTCGAATTAACATTCATGCTCAAACGATCGCAGCCAGTTTACGAACCAATCTATTACGTGAAATATAGAATGCCTTACAATGAATTCCTTTATAATATGCAGAATCTTCTAATACAAAAACCGAACTTGAGAACTAAACCGAATCAACTATACCAGGCACTGCTAAGTGGTTCAAATGTAATAAAGACATCAGAAAACTTTAAAGATCTAAATGATGCAGAAATTGTAAAACTTACTTCTACTAATGGTACATTCGTTACAGCTAAATTATTGCAAGATCGCGATATCGTTGAAAacgaacaattaaaattaattcaagatTTAAACGCTAACTTGTCTGTTgctaatcttttaaatttaagcacAAATAACAACCAAATCTTAGAACCAATACAAAATCTTCTTAAGGCGACGATGTCTGCTACAGATTATTCTTTCCAAAGTGACCCTGATGCAGGGCACTCgagaatattgaataaatacagTAATTCTGAATACAATACTCCAGTTGCATATCAACCaagttcaaataattataatccttACAGTAAAATAGTAGATCCTGCTTATTCAGCATTTTATGGAATACCATCTACGGGATTTAATACATTACCTAATAATATCGTAGAAAAATTGTTAGCAGAAAATCCACAGAgtgatttaaatacatatccACAACTAGCaggatga
- the LOC125074001 gene encoding lactoylglutathione lyase, producing MSVSPSIRLSISPLFNFLRYNSLTVLRQSTRTMASEGISAQEIESLCQTPCPATKDFMFQQTMYRVKDPRKSIPFYTGVLGMTLLKQLHFPEMKFSLFFMGYENPAEVPKDEAQRTSWAMTRKATLELTYNWGTESDDSAYHNGNSDPRGFGHIGILVPDVDEACKRFEEQGVKFIKKPQDGKMKGLAFIQDPDGYWIEIFTSKVVS from the exons ATGTCAGTTTCGCCGTCAATTCGCTTATCAATTTCgcctctttttaattttttgcgaTATAATAGTCTTACGGTTCTTCGTCAAAGtactag aacGATGGCTAGCGAAGGTATTTCGGCACAAGAAATCGAATCATTATGCCAAACACCATGTCCCGCAACAAAG GACTTCATGTTCCAACAGACAATGTACCGAGTCAAGGATCCTAGGAAATCGATACCGTTCTACACGGGCGTCCTTGGTATGACGCTGTTGAAACAGCTACATTTTCCCGAGATGAAGTTCTCCTTATTCTTCATGGGATACGAGAATCCCGCTGAGGTGCCCAAGGATGAAGCCCAAAGGACATCATGGGCGATGACAAGGAAGGCTACGTTAGAATTGACATA CAATTGGGGAACGGAAAGCGACGATTCAGCTTACCACAACGGTAACTCGGATCCACGGGGCTTCGGCCACATCGGTATACTCGTCCCAGACGTAGATGAAGCTTGTAAAAG gTTTGAGGAACAGGGCGTGAAGTTCATTAAGAAACCACAGGACGGCAAAATGAAGGGACTCGCGTTTATCCAGGATCCGGACGGTTATTGGATCGAGATATTCACATCGAAAGTCGTATCTTAA
- the LOC125074000 gene encoding protein PFF0380w-like, translating to MSNLKELHNNIDLKKYNSMKEINDPIERYILNNNKFQPNEGRRVIKYTITKIPIDEENVVKNFNNDAYRTGFEKYVLNNPNGIHIDDNGEESKIKTTYIWRDSQSANDVNKIIPISVDKEQIVGRDISRIQSMSQKEEQKNQDMSITTQGKQWESNEDIKNLFKFAEIRKTHEPAIFTETELLSTLNSATGGSQKKLDTSSVTSYLANENSQGRNNSKIYVDYVIDNQRTHEFYPWNKVMLESKANQLNLKGNYKDNNILQQEVVYGQPTSYITPYEMAKLYDSRSKMKNDLLYKIDLQQEENNERLLNPSTDTQSMSRLGFEERNNQDTSIISQTKHWEPKENINNLLKLSETRTMQGREPVYTQTELLNDLKTAPDRSQKITTTPTAKSYLANENRQGQNNLKIYENYVIYNQSTRESYPWNKVILESKANQNLKDNNIIQQEVAPGPPKGYIAPYEMAKLYESRSKMNNDRVYKIDLQQEENNGSLFNPNTDDLIRNKTDTQSLQNVQSILTLNSPAKELILSNDELLSNDNTHTKKIYETDSIVQSNDILKLKPIHRNWKDSPNYNKSEFYTKTPFEHQDEDDAEHIMNENGYKQYLKIYLNQVFSNVAVTIDYIQKLLNLDETYLYNILQEYAQLSISIFDVLAEIDKYYSLINHRSHQNSLAILKKYKIDDYKHDNGNKATEHLVNLVKKYESMNLEVNRDPKQVFDDNIYTSRRNEIYTQSPTNKHSNLQFKTFQLKEQNVPILRDNIDIKNKYETDIIHQSNDALKLKQIYEKWMLSNYSKPTDINYKTTLEFRDEHDDDQKLNRIAFKKYLNIFLSKVFLKVSLTIDFIQKLLSLDALNLNEILKEYAHMSITMFNALEKIDTYYSLINHCSHQDFLAILRTNIIEDHKKEINDKTAENIVNLIKKYNSQIPKVKNHPEFVTYLETSNKKDPLLNVNTHNSNRDGLVTNSSLDLESDIKNDNQPSASKRMPYVIEIFKQELEKEPKNDLRFKEKNEHLLYNSTDIIKNNETDNLPQSINDILKRYDKKQKNLPNYNKSNEFNDKIPSDEHKLNNNDLDILFQIKENMQHSKDINYKSNNSNENIFNDKMNYLNKLYLKMYLNKELTALKKRIELMQKLLSRYMMNLYDILDEYTQIPTTMLDLLTEIDKYHRIKNDIANQDIIEDYKLDNDDINIESIVNLMGKDVSKPNLFPFNLKDSFVSYNSNLGNSNCNREEAADVIMKYSLNLANQLSSIGCFKKN from the coding sequence AtgagtaatttaaaagaattacataataacatagacttaaaaaaatataattctatgaaAGAAATCAATGACCCGATagagagatatattttaaataataacaaatttcaacCAAACGAAGGTAgaagagtaataaaatatacgattACTAAAATACCTATAGATGAGGAAAACGtcgttaaaaattttaataatgatgctTATAGAACAGGATtcgaaaaatatgtattaaataatcctAATGGAATACATATTGATGATAATGGAgaagaaagtaaaattaaaactacttatATTTGGCGAGATAGTCAATCTGCGAAtgacgttaataaaataattccaatatCAGTAGACAAAGAACAAATTGTTGGTAGAGATATTTCAAGAATACAAAGTATGTCTCAAAAGGAAGAACAAAAGAATCAGGATATGAGTATAACAACCCAAGGTAAGCAGTGGGAGTCGAATGAAGATATAAAGAATCTTTTCAAGTTCGCAGAAATTCGAAAAACACACGAACCAGCTATTTTTACCGAAACTGAATTACTGAGTACTTTAAATTCGGCAACCGGTGGATCTCAGAAAAAGCTGGATACTTCCTCAGTAACTTCCTATTTAGCAAATGAAAATAGTCAGGGTCGAAATAATTCAAAGATATATGTAGATTACGTAATAGATAATCAACGTACGCATGAATTTTATCCCTGGAACAAGGTAATGCTTGAATCCAAAGCAaatcaactaaatttaaaaggcaattacaaagataataatatattacaacaagAAGTAGTATATGGACAACCAACAAGTTATATAACGCCATATGAAATGGCTAAATTGTATGACTCTAGgtcaaaaatgaaaaatgatctattatataaaatagacttACAACAAGAAGAAAATAATGAACGTCTATTAAACCCTAGTACAGATACGCAGAGCATGTCTAGATTAGGGTTCGAGGAAAGAAATAACCAAGACACAAGTATAATATCGCAAACAAAACATTGGGAGCCgaaagaaaacataaataatcttCTCAAGCTATCAGAAACTCGTACGATGCAAGGACGCGAACCAGTCTATACCCAAACTGAATTGCTCAATGACTTGAAAACTGCTCCAGATCGATCTCAGAAAATTACAACTACACCAACAGCAAAGTCATATTTAGCAAATGAAAATAGACAaggtcaaaataatttaaaaatatatgaaaattacgtaatatataatcaaagtaCGCGCGAATCTTATCCCTGGAATAAGGTGATACTTGAATCAAaagcaaatcaaaatttaaaagataataatataatacaacaagAAGTAGCGCCTGGACCACCAAAGGGTTATATAGCGCCATATGAAATGGCAAAATTATATGAATCTAGGTCAAAAATGAACAATGATCGAGTATATAAAATAGACTTACAACAAGAAGAAAATAATGGAAGTCTATTCAACCCCAATACAGATGACttaatacgaaataaaacaGATACCCAAAGTCTGCAAAATGTTCAATCGATTTTAACACTTAACAGTCCAGCAAAAGAGTTGATTCTATCAAATGATGAACTTCTATCAAATGACAATACccatactaaaaaaatatatgaaactgaTTCTATAGTCCAgtcaaatgatatattaaaattaaaacccaTTCATAGAAACTGGAAGGATTCACCAAATTATAACAAATCAGAATTTTACACTAAAACTCCATTTGAACATCAAGACGAAGATGACGCTGAACATATTATGAACGAAAATGGTTATAAACAATACCTAAAAATCTATCTGAACCAAGTGTTCTCAAATGTTGCAGTGACAATTGATTACATACAAAAACTGTTAAACCTAGATGAgacttatttgtataatattttgcaaGAATATGCCCAGTTGTCTATATCTATATTCGACGTATTAGCAGAAATTgacaaatattatagtttaataaatcaCCGTTCACATCAAAATTCTCtcgcaatattaaaaaaatataaaatcgatgACTACAAACATGACAACGGCAATAAAGCAACGGAACACCTAGTcaatttggtaaaaaaatacgaatCGATGAACTTAGAAGTGAATAGGGACCCAAAACAAGTATTCGATGACAACATATATACTTCAAGGCGTAATGAAATTTACACCCAAAGTCCGACGAATAAACACtccaatttacaatttaaaacattccaACTTAAAGAACAGAATGTACCAATATTGCGGGacaatatagatattaaaaacaaatacgaaACTGATATTATACACCAGTCAAATGACGCATTGAAATTAAagcaaatttatgaaaaatggaTGTTATCAAACTATAGCAAACCAActgacataaattataaaactacattAGAGTTTCGCGACGAACATGACGATGATCAAAAATTGAATAGaatagcttttaaaaaatatttgaatatctttTTAAGCAAAGTATTCTTAAAAGTATCGCTGACAATAGATTTTATACAAAAGCTATTAAGTCTTGACGCTCTTAATTTAAATGAGATTTTGAAAGAGTACGCACATATGTCTATAACAATGTTTAACGCATTAGAAAAAATCGACACATACTACAGTTTAATAAATCACTGTTCCCATCAAGATTTTCTCGCAATATTGCGAACAAATATAATCGAAGACCACAAAAAAGAGATCAATGACAAAACTGcggaaaatattgtaaatttgataaaaaaatacaattcccAGATACCAAAAGTGAAAAATCACCCAGAATTTGTAACATACTTAgaaacatcaaacaaaaaagatcctttattaaatgtcaatacACATAATTCAAATCGCGATGGTTTGGTTACCAACAGCTCCTTAGATCTTGAATCTGACATCAAAAATGACAATCAACCTTCAGCAAGTAAAAGAATGCCATACGTAATAGAAATATTCAAACAAGAACTAGAAAAGGAGCCTAAAAATGATTTGCGATTTAAGGAAAAAAACGAACATCTATTGTACAACAgtacagatattataaaaaacaatgaaactGATAATTTACCCCAAtcaattaatgatatattaaaacgttatgataaaaaacaaaagaatttacCAAACTACAACAAATCAAatgaatttaatgataaaattccATCAGATGAGCACAAATTGAATAACAATGACTTAGATatactatttcaaattaaagaaaacatgCAGCATTCTAAAGACATTaactataaatcaaataatagcaATGAAAACATATTCAATGATAAAATGAACTATCTCAATAAGCTTTaccttaaaatgtatttgaacAAGGAGCTCACAGCGTTGAAAAAAAGGATAGAATTAATGCAAAAATTGTTAAGCCGTTACATGatgaatttatatgatattttggaCGAATATACACAAATACCTACAACAATGCTTGACTTATTAACAGAAATCGATAAATACCATCGTATAAAAAATGACATTGCAAATCAAGACATAATAGAAGATTATAAACTTGATAACGATGATATAAATATTGAGAGTATAGTTAATTTGATGGGAAAAGACGTCTCCAAGCcgaatttatttccttttaactTAAAGGATAGCTTCGTGTCATATAATAGTAATCTAGGCAACTCAAATTGCAATAGAGAAGAGGCTGCGGatgttattatgaaatattcattaaatttggcAAATCAACTAAGCAGTATAGGttgtttcaaaaaaaattaa
- the LOC125074033 gene encoding uncharacterized protein LOC125074033 has protein sequence MDNYQKQPLKLYVQDIFRAKRTEENKYIYEIFGVKFKNIMIHGVVTSMYNTTTKSTNFEISDPTGCVQVYYDSTKNNTALSDATMKDLVKNLSIISRRGDDNAPTMAALLNSIEKKHFNSFDFVEGSNVSVIGDIFIDDIKNTRMISAYQCKTTTVERDIVWLEELKYIYDKYYIPNMDLKQ, from the coding sequence atggaCAATTACCAAAAACAACCTTTAAAATTGTACGTACAAGATATTTTTCGCGCTAAAAGGACAGaagaaaataagtatatttacgaAATCTTCGGTGTTAAATTTAAGAACATTATGATACACGGTGTAGTCACATCAATGTACAATACCACAACAAAATCAACTAACTTTGAAATAAGCGATCCTACGGGCTGTGTGCAAGTTTATTACGACTCAACGAAAAATAACACAGCTTTGTCCGATGCCACCATGAAAGACCTTGTGAAAAATCTTTCAATAATTTCACGAAGAGGTGACGATAACGCACCTACCATGGCGGCTTTATTGAATtccatagaaaaaaaacattttaattcatttgattTTGTTGAAGGTTCTAATGTGAGTGTTATTggtgatatatttattgacgatataaaaaatacaagaatgATATCCGCTTATCAATGTAAGACTACAACAGTGGAAAGGGATATAGTTTGGTTGGAAGAATTGaagtatatttatgataaatattatataccgaATATGGATCTTAAAcagtaa
- the LOC125073933 gene encoding ceramide phosphoethanolamine synthase produces MMWPSSQASKILTCLLIIVVIYCIYMDTFLFLRIRNYKIDIFEQSENITQETSTHRTLKAQQNYEDVTWIPCNINPLCHPTVKALMVDHINHYIYGPLCAIVDIGLGISEKMLFLTPNMISLFHVFIACVGAKLLTFQSLAARRVAVVLFQIRMFLDDLDGHVARERKHIKGERSEVGTIGYWVDGICDSFGVTAMMIGILVYLKNNPPRRGYKDTPVSTLPYHQLKEINSSEDIERDHTTEIGISYKTKVTLQRIVQVIGLFSGQMVLSSLAWNRYIDLYQNLLENSSEYDISRRESTFMSGTFFFATGLWRIVNPHSYLHLLSLAVFCDKTWAFLKAVHYSGYVCLVITVATSEYLIENIKSHVVNSMDG; encoded by the coding sequence atgatGTGGCCTTCGTCTCAAGCGAGTAAAATACTAACATGTTTACttataattgttgttatatattGCATTTACATGGATACTTTCCTATTTCTACGTATAAggaattataaaatagatatattcgAACAGTCGGAGAATATAACGCAAGAAACGTCAACTCACCGAACATTGAAAGCACAACAGAATTACGAAGACGTAACGTGGATACCCTGTAACATAAATCCACTATGTCACCCGACCGTGAAAGCTTTAATGGTGGAccatattaatcattatatatacggACCGCTATGTGCGATTGTTGATATAGGCTTGGGTATATCTGAAAAGATGCTATTTCTAACGCCGAATATGATATCCCTTTTTCACGTATTCATAGCCTGCGTTGGAGCGAAACTGTTGACTTTTCAGAGTCTAGCCGCTCGTCGAGTTGCCGTTGTTCTGTTCCAAATTCGAATGTTTTTAGACGATTTGGACGGTCATGTAGCTAGAGAGAGAAAGCATATAAAAGGTGAGAGGTCAGAAGTCGGGACTATTGGCTACTGGGTTGATGGTATTTGTGATTCGTTCGGTGTGACAGCTATGATGATAGGTATACTCGTGTATTTAAAGAATAACCCGCCTCGACGAGGCTACAAAGACACTCCAGTTAGCACTCTACCTTATCATCAATTGAAAGAGATAAATTCAAGTGAAGATATCGAAAGGGATCACACGACTGAAATAGGTATAtcgtataaaacaaaagtaacgCTACAAAGGATAGTTCAAGTTATCGGCTTATTTTCTGGTCAAATGGTGCTATCTTCGTTGGCTTGGAATAGATACATAGATCTATATCAGAATTTATTAGAGAATTCGTCGGAATACGATATATCGAGACGCGAAAGTACATTTATGTCTGGGACGTTTTTCTTCGCAACAGGTCTGTGGAGGATTGTGAATCCGCATAGTTATTTACATCTGTTATCGTTAGCTGTGTTTTGTGATAAAACTTGGGCATTTTTGAAAGCTGTTCATTACAGCGGTTACGTTTGT